One Natranaerovirga hydrolytica genomic region harbors:
- a CDS encoding leucine-rich repeat domain-containing protein — MKKMKHVKLIIISLVSMFLLINISISIRNHYINKRIEEVNQVEFQFENDDFKNYLIELSKSEDLNFFNEYIQRNFEEPITTGDVKNIEYLTLGISSGEGNIEEESIQELIKLAKKIKTIEQIQAFENLSNLKIFDVPIKSIEPLKSLDKLSYLEINGTHIKDISPIQNSEIYYIVLNNTKIQDLSILNNMEKLKFITLMENNDIKEVVLSKNNVENIFIQNTPPQNYSLDLQLYDMPELKSLTVFNNLNNLKLRKLPELNKLEISGRKGGYLYIQEEDFEGIDSLEQITIKGENKIKTIDFLLELPNINHIRIWKSEIETLFIHQENESIKVLDLSSGILTNVTGIHNLINLTALDLSNNKLEDISMFFDEHDYLLLPNLEYLNLKNNKIPEEQINKYEPILRNQVGRLML, encoded by the coding sequence TTGAAAAAAATGAAACATGTAAAATTAATTATAATAAGCCTTGTTAGTATGTTTTTACTCATCAATATATCCATTTCAATTAGAAACCATTACATAAATAAAAGAATAGAAGAAGTAAATCAAGTGGAATTTCAGTTTGAAAATGATGATTTTAAAAATTATTTAATTGAATTAAGTAAAAGTGAGGATTTAAATTTCTTCAATGAATATATTCAAAGGAATTTTGAAGAACCGATTACAACAGGTGATGTGAAAAATATAGAATATTTAACTTTAGGAATTTCTTCAGGTGAGGGAAATATAGAAGAAGAGTCCATTCAAGAATTAATTAAATTAGCAAAGAAAATAAAGACAATAGAACAAATACAAGCTTTTGAGAATCTATCTAACCTAAAGATATTTGATGTCCCAATAAAAAGTATTGAACCTTTAAAATCTCTTGATAAACTCAGTTACCTTGAGATAAATGGAACACATATTAAGGATATAAGCCCTATACAAAATAGTGAAATTTATTATATAGTATTAAACAATACAAAAATACAAGATTTAAGTATACTCAATAATATGGAAAAACTAAAATTTATTACATTAATGGAAAATAATGATATTAAAGAAGTTGTATTAAGCAAAAACAATGTAGAAAATATATTTATTCAAAATACTCCTCCGCAAAACTATAGCCTTGATTTGCAATTATACGACATGCCGGAATTAAAAAGTTTAACAGTATTTAATAACTTAAACAACCTAAAACTAAGGAAGCTACCTGAGCTAAATAAGTTAGAGATATCAGGGAGAAAAGGTGGATATTTATATATACAAGAAGAGGATTTTGAGGGAATAGATTCTTTAGAACAGATAACAATTAAAGGGGAAAACAAAATAAAAACAATTGATTTTCTTCTTGAATTGCCTAATATAAATCATATTAGAATTTGGAAAAGTGAAATAGAAACCTTGTTCATCCATCAAGAAAATGAAAGTATTAAGGTTTTAGATTTATCAAGTGGTATACTCACAAATGTTACTGGTATTCATAACTTAATCAATTTAACAGCATTAGATTTATCTAACAATAAACTAGAGGATATAAGTATGTTTTTTGATGAACACGATTATTTATTACTTCCTAATCTAGAATATTTAAACTTAAAAAATAATAAAATACCTGAAGAACAAATAAATAAATATGAGCCTATATTAAGAAACCAAGTAGGAAGACTTATGTTATAG
- a CDS encoding D-alanyl-D-alanine carboxypeptidase family protein, giving the protein MKKIISIIMVLACTSYIFNTPVTFAEETNTEVTGLELQSRSAILMEPTSGKVIYEKNAHESLKPASVTKIMTLLLVFEALENGTIQLEDEVVVSEHAASMGGSQVYLEPNEIQTVEDMIKCIAIASANDASVAMAEHLAGSELFFIQAMNNKAKELGMENTNFMNSNGLDHDDHYMSAYDIAIMSKELITKYPQVLDYTTIWQDSIIHRTKRGEEEFGLTSTNKLIKWYNGATGLKTGSTSKALYCLSGTANRDGMDLIAVVMAAPDYKTRFEEVMELLDYGFANVSLYEDNIKGEIIKEMPVKKGKENFVHCVVKDDFSYVMDKENSGKEVTKELVISEYLEAPISLDDVVGQLVYKIDGNEIGKVDVVAQNAVERTTFSFSFGQVIKMLFG; this is encoded by the coding sequence ATGAAAAAGATAATCAGTATAATTATGGTGCTAGCCTGTACCAGCTATATTTTTAATACACCCGTAACATTTGCAGAAGAAACAAACACAGAAGTAACAGGTTTAGAATTACAGTCTCGGTCTGCTATTTTAATGGAACCAACAAGTGGAAAAGTCATCTATGAAAAAAATGCTCACGAATCACTAAAGCCAGCCAGTGTAACAAAAATAATGACCTTATTACTAGTCTTTGAAGCATTAGAAAATGGTACGATTCAATTAGAAGACGAAGTCGTGGTGAGTGAACATGCAGCCAGTATGGGTGGTTCACAAGTCTATTTAGAACCCAATGAAATCCAAACGGTAGAAGATATGATCAAATGTATTGCCATCGCCTCTGCAAATGATGCTTCTGTTGCAATGGCAGAACATCTTGCAGGCAGTGAATTGTTCTTTATTCAAGCGATGAACAATAAAGCCAAGGAACTGGGAATGGAAAACACCAACTTTATGAATAGTAATGGTTTAGACCATGATGATCATTATATGAGTGCTTATGATATCGCCATAATGTCAAAAGAATTAATAACAAAATACCCTCAGGTATTAGATTATACAACCATATGGCAAGACAGTATCATCCATCGAACAAAACGAGGCGAAGAAGAATTTGGATTAACCAGCACCAATAAGTTAATTAAATGGTACAATGGTGCCACTGGATTAAAGACAGGTTCTACAAGCAAAGCATTGTATTGTCTATCCGGTACAGCCAATAGAGATGGAATGGATTTAATAGCAGTGGTAATGGCTGCCCCAGACTATAAAACAAGATTTGAAGAAGTTATGGAATTGTTAGATTATGGATTTGCTAATGTCAGTCTATATGAAGACAACATAAAAGGTGAGATTATAAAAGAAATGCCAGTTAAAAAAGGTAAAGAAAACTTTGTACACTGTGTTGTGAAAGATGATTTTAGTTACGTAATGGACAAAGAAAACAGTGGCAAAGAAGTCACAAAAGAATTGGTTATATCTGAATATTTAGAAGCGCCAATTTCACTAGATGATGTTGTTGGGCAGTTGGTTTATAAAATAGATGGTAATGAAATAGGTAAGGTAGACGTTGTTGCCCAAAATGCAGTTGAACGAACAACTTTTTCATTTAGTTTTGGACAAGTCATTAAAATGTTATTTGGATAA
- a CDS encoding segregation and condensation protein A, producing the protein MSISIKLEAFEGPLDLLLHLIEKNKVSIYDIPIVSITDQYLQYINAMEEKNLDIMSEFLVMAATLINIKSKMLIPKNEDKEEEQEEDPRKELVFRLLEYKKYKYISRELKGKQTDAQKIIFKGPTLPEEVKNYKEKIPIETIMKDIDLSKLYSIFNTVIKKQSNKVDQVRSKFGEIKREEYTINDKINEIKNLARTNTTVSFRKLLEKDTTKNEIITSFLAVLELIKTGIIHIKQDYNFDDIIIHFK; encoded by the coding sequence ATGAGTATTTCTATTAAATTAGAAGCTTTTGAAGGTCCTTTGGATCTTCTATTGCATTTAATTGAAAAAAATAAGGTGAGTATATATGATATACCTATTGTATCCATTACAGATCAATACTTACAATATATTAATGCAATGGAAGAAAAGAATTTAGATATAATGAGTGAATTTTTAGTTATGGCAGCTACACTCATCAATATAAAATCGAAAATGCTTATTCCAAAAAACGAAGACAAAGAAGAAGAGCAAGAAGAAGATCCAAGAAAAGAATTGGTATTTAGACTATTGGAGTACAAAAAGTACAAATACATATCAAGAGAATTAAAAGGGAAACAAACAGATGCACAAAAAATTATATTCAAAGGTCCAACCCTACCTGAAGAAGTGAAAAATTATAAAGAAAAAATACCAATAGAAACCATTATGAAAGACATTGATCTTTCTAAGTTGTATTCAATATTTAATACGGTCATTAAAAAACAATCCAATAAAGTGGATCAAGTAAGAAGTAAATTCGGAGAAATAAAACGAGAAGAATATACCATTAATGATAAAATTAATGAGATAAAAAACTTAGCAAGGACAAACACAACCGTTAGCTTTAGGAAGTTATTAGAAAAAGACACCACAAAAAATGAAATTATCACGAGTTTTTTAGCGGTTTTAGAATTAATAAAAACAGGCATTATACATATCAAGCAAGATTATAATTTTGATGATATCATTATTCACTTTAAGTAA
- the scpB gene encoding SMC-Scp complex subunit ScpB, which yields MHIDKMEGIIEAILFAMGTSVRVSDIAKVIEQNEATTKKIIRNMMDKYDCEDRGIKIIELEDAFQMCTKPSLYNEIRKITVQPKKVVLSDVLLETLSIIAYKQPITKAAIDQIRGVSSNHAINKLIDYDLVEDVGRMDAPGRPLLFGTTEAFLRNFGMTCLEELPDVKEEELEKFKKEAESEVQLEINETD from the coding sequence ATGCATATTGATAAAATGGAAGGAATAATTGAAGCAATTTTGTTTGCAATGGGGACATCCGTAAGGGTATCCGATATTGCAAAAGTAATAGAACAAAATGAAGCAACCACTAAAAAAATAATTAGAAATATGATGGACAAATACGACTGTGAAGATCGAGGCATTAAAATTATTGAGTTAGAAGATGCTTTTCAGATGTGTACCAAACCATCACTGTATAACGAAATTCGAAAAATCACCGTCCAACCTAAAAAAGTTGTTTTATCAGATGTGTTATTAGAAACATTATCTATTATTGCATACAAACAACCCATAACCAAGGCAGCAATTGATCAAATCAGAGGGGTAAGTTCTAATCACGCCATTAATAAATTAATAGATTATGACTTAGTAGAAGATGTGGGACGAATGGATGCCCCAGGAAGACCTTTGTTATTTGGAACCACGGAAGCTTTTTTGCGTAATTTTGGAATGACCTGCTTAGAAGAATTACCAGATGTGAAAGAAGAGGAATTAGAGAAATTTAAAAAAGAAGCTGAAAGCGAAGTCCAATTAGAGATCAATGAAACCGATTGA
- a CDS encoding D-alanyl-D-alanine carboxypeptidase family protein: MKSFYNRTVKIVIAILLIIVSLNHIILAEEDITNLYAHAAILIDGNNGRILWENNGMEQRSMASTTKIMTAMIALEYGNLEEEVVVSKKASLAPEVKLHIREGEKYKLGDLLYALMLESSNDVAIAIAEHVGGSVEDFCEMMTVKAHTIGAVNTSYKTPNGLDAEGHFSTAYDLALIARYALENDEFRALINTRQKEFFELTNNRHIMVHNKNAFLDMMDGAIGVKTGFTNQAGYCFVGAVEKDDQYFISVVLAAGWPPHRSYKWQDTRKIMAYGIHNYEYKEIIEEKIMIEPLNVIDGKEEKVKVELNHQLGLLLKEEEIVNQKLVVPTSISAPIQENVTIGYLNVYIDNELYAMLPVKTVEAVEKIDFRFCLDIILEMFLL, encoded by the coding sequence ATGAAAAGCTTTTATAATAGAACAGTAAAAATTGTCATCGCTATTTTATTGATTATTGTATCTCTCAATCATATCATCTTAGCCGAAGAAGACATTACTAATCTCTATGCCCATGCAGCCATTTTAATAGATGGAAACAATGGACGTATTTTATGGGAAAACAATGGAATGGAACAAAGGTCTATGGCAAGCACAACAAAAATTATGACAGCCATGATTGCTCTTGAATATGGTAATCTTGAAGAAGAAGTTGTCGTCAGTAAAAAAGCATCTTTGGCACCAGAAGTCAAGTTACATATTAGAGAAGGTGAAAAGTACAAATTAGGGGACTTATTATATGCCTTAATGCTAGAGTCTTCTAATGATGTGGCAATAGCCATAGCAGAACATGTTGGTGGGAGCGTTGAAGATTTTTGTGAAATGATGACCGTTAAGGCCCATACAATAGGTGCAGTTAATACATCTTATAAAACCCCCAATGGATTAGATGCAGAAGGGCATTTTTCAACAGCTTATGATTTGGCTTTAATTGCTAGATACGCTTTAGAAAATGATGAATTTAGAGCACTGATTAATACCAGACAAAAAGAATTTTTTGAGTTAACCAATAACAGACACATTATGGTTCATAACAAGAATGCTTTTTTAGATATGATGGATGGCGCTATTGGTGTTAAAACAGGATTTACCAATCAGGCAGGGTATTGTTTTGTCGGTGCTGTAGAAAAAGATGACCAGTATTTTATATCGGTGGTTTTAGCAGCGGGTTGGCCACCTCATCGTAGTTACAAATGGCAAGATACTAGAAAAATCATGGCGTATGGGATTCATAATTATGAATACAAAGAGATTATTGAAGAAAAAATAATGATAGAGCCATTAAATGTTATTGATGGAAAAGAAGAAAAAGTGAAAGTCGAACTCAATCACCAACTTGGATTATTATTAAAAGAAGAAGAGATCGTTAATCAAAAGTTAGTCGTCCCCACATCTATTAGCGCACCTATTCAAGAAAATGTAACCATTGGTTATTTGAATGTTTATATTGATAACGAATTATATGCTATGCTTCCGGTAAAAACAGTAGAAGCAGTAGAAAAAATTGACTTTAGATTTTGCTTAGACATAATCCTAGAAATGTTTTTGCTTTAA